The DNA region TCGGAGATCACGCCCTCGATCTCGATGACACCGTCTTTCTTCGCCATACACTCGCTAACGCCTGGCAGACTGGTCGGTCTGCGTTTGGGTGGGATTTGGTGTCGAGACACGCCGATGAAGGCGCAACGCACCAAGGGTCAATCATACGTGATAAAAGGACCTATCGGCAACTTGGGGCACCGGATGCCGCGGGGCTCACTCGAACAGCGTGCCCAGCTGAGCCGGGTCGGGCAGGGTCGAGTTCGCGATGACCGCGCCGTTGATCGCGATGGTGGGCGTGCCGACGCCGGCCGCGCCCGGGGCGACCGGGGTCTTCTCGGTCATCGCCGCGACGTAGGTCGCGAACTCGCCCTCGGTCACGCAGGCGTCGATCCCGGATGCGCCCACCCCGGAGGCGACCTCCAGGATCTGCGCGTCGGTGAGCCCGGGCGTCCCCTCGGCCGGCTGGTTCGCGAACATCGCCTGCATGAACGGCACCGACAGCTCCGGCTGGGTCAGCGCGACGCAGTACATCGCGTTCGCCGCCCGCGTCGAGTACTGGGTGCCCTGCGACTGGCGGTCCAGGATGGAGATCGGGTGGATGTTGAGGGTGATCGTGCCGTCCGCGACCAGTCCCTGGATCGCCTCACCGTAGAGCTGCTCGAACTGGTTGCAGACCGGGCACATGAAGTCGATGTAGGTGTCCATCGTCTGCTCTCCGCTGCCGACGGCGATGGCGCCGGTCTCGGCGTCCACGCTGGGCGCCTGCGGGGTGACGGTGGGGCCGGCATCCGGGGCGGAGCTGTTGTTCAGCTGGACGACGATCACCGCGACGACGACCAGGACCACCACGACGACCGCGGTCACCCCGATTGCGAACCAGTTCATCTTGCGCGCGGGAGCAGCCATTTGCGTGTCCTATCCGATCTCGCGGGGAGTCACCCCGAACGGCGCCAGCCCGGCGGCACCGCCGTCGGGTGCCGTCAGCACCCAGATGCCTCCATCATGCACTGCGACGCTATGTTCCCAGTGGGAACCGGCTGTGCCGTCCAGAGTCGAGACGGTCCAGTCGTCGTCCTCGACGAAGGTCGCCTGATCGCCGATGACGACCATCGGCTCGATCGCGACCGCCAGGCCGGGTCTCACCTCGGGGCCGGGGTCGGCGACACGGTAGTTGAACACGGACGGCGCCTCATGCATCTTGCGGCCGATCCCGTGCCCGACGTACTCGCGCAGGATGCCGTAGCCGTGGCCGGACGCGTCGATGTAATCCTGCACCGCGCCGCCGACCTCGCCGAGGTGGCGTGCGGTGGCCAGCGCGGCGATGCCGGCCCACAGGGAGCCCTCGGTCACGCGGGAGAGCTCTTCGCGCTCCGCGACCAGCTCCGGACGTGTCGGGTCCGGCACGACGAACGTGATGGCCGAGTCGCCGTTCCAGCCCCGGTACTCGGCACCCGCGTCGATCGAGACGATGTCACCGGGCTCGAGGGCGCGCGCGGACGGGATGCCGTGCACCACCTGCTCGTTGATCGACGCGCAGATCGTGTGCCGATAGCCGCGCACCATCTGGAAGTTGGATTTCGCA from Microbacterium sp. zg-B185 includes:
- the map gene encoding type I methionyl aminopeptidase; its protein translation is MPGRRSIYKSTAQLQAMIEPGLITAAALEAIRALVAPGVTTLELDAAASAVITARGAKSNFQMVRGYRHTICASINEQVVHGIPSARALEPGDIVSIDAGAEYRGWNGDSAITFVVPDPTRPELVAEREELSRVTEGSLWAGIAALATARHLGEVGGAVQDYIDASGHGYGILREYVGHGIGRKMHEAPSVFNYRVADPGPEVRPGLAVAIEPMVVIGDQATFVEDDDWTVSTLDGTAGSHWEHSVAVHDGGIWVLTAPDGGAAGLAPFGVTPREIG
- a CDS encoding DsbA family protein codes for the protein MAAPARKMNWFAIGVTAVVVVVLVVVAVIVVQLNNSSAPDAGPTVTPQAPSVDAETGAIAVGSGEQTMDTYIDFMCPVCNQFEQLYGEAIQGLVADGTITLNIHPISILDRQSQGTQYSTRAANAMYCVALTQPELSVPFMQAMFANQPAEGTPGLTDAQILEVASGVGASGIDACVTEGEFATYVAAMTEKTPVAPGAAGVGTPTIAINGAVIANSTLPDPAQLGTLFE